The Thermacetogenium phaeum DSM 12270 genome segment ACCTCATACATCAGATATTCTATTTCATCAATGGCTTCAAGCTTGGTATACCCCTTTTTGATCAGCTGCCAGAAGCGGCGCCAGGACATGCGCCGGGGCTTGACCATCCTCAGCTTCTTGATAAAGTCCAGGATATTGGAACGTGGCGGGTCGAAGATCAGCACCGTGAAGTTGCACCCGAGTTCATCGAGGATCTTCTGGTGCATGACGCCGTAGTACCCCGCCCTGCAGGGGCCAACGCCACCTGAGGATATCGCCATCTCCGCCCCCATCTCAATGGTTTCCAAATAGGTGCCCAGCAATACCTTGAAGGGGATGCAGGCAAACTCCGGCGCATACCGGACACCCAGGTCGAAGGTCCTCTTGCTGGGTTCCGGCGGGATCACCGGCTCATAACCCAGGTCGCTGATTAACATTTTAAAAGCAATATAAGAGTAGCCCATGTGCGGAAAGGTAATTTTCACTCCAGCCCTCTTCTCCTTTTCAACATATCTACAAAAGCCTCCAGACGGGTCTGGATGCCCCCGGCCCCAGTTTCCTCATCGATGGAAACGGCAAGAAAAGGCACCCGCCCCCGCTCCCGGGCTGCATACTCGAGCAGCCTATCCAGCATGGCATCAGGGCCGCATGCAAATGCCGTAACGTGCACTATTCCGTCGACCAGACCTCTGTTCAGATAATAAAAGGCGGCATGCAGGGCGCGGTTGGAATAGTGCCAGAACATATGCTTCGGCATTACCCCTGCTTCCCTCAGCAGCGAACGGGGCGGTACCATTTCGGCAGTGAGCACAGACACCCCGAGGCTTTCCAGGCGTTTAATCAGGTCAAGGTTGGTGAAGCGATCATAGACGGTGTAGGGATAACCCAGGACGGCCAAAGAAATGCCCGACCGGCCCCTCTTCGCGGCAACAGTTGGACGTTTCTTTAACCCCTTCTCTAGGTACTCCATGGCCTTCTCCGGCATATTCCCCTGTAAGAGCAGCTGCTGATAGCGCCGGAAAACACCCCTGGCACGCCAGTAGGCCCGAACGACGGTGGAGAAATCGGCTCTAAACCTCTCTCCGAGCTCCCTGCAGATGCGAAAAAGCTCGAATCTTCCCCGAGCCAGATCAACCCGGGTTTCCAGCACCTCCGGCAGGCCGCTGATGGAGGCTCTGAGGAGGTCGGGAAGCCCCCGGAATTTCGGGCAGAAGGTTTCGGTCCCGAACCTGCGGACGCTGAGGAGGCGAGGCACAAAAAGAAGATCGACCTTATCCTTGATCTCCATGACGTGCCCGTGATACAGCTTGATGGGGATGCAGGCATCATTAACCGCCTCCGCGACTCCATCATCAAGAGTCTTTTGGGTGGTAGGAGAGGAGACCACCACCTGAAGCCCCAGCTCCTCGAAAAAGGTTTTCCATAAAGGATAATACGAAAAATAAGCCAGATACCGTGGAATACCAACCCGGACCGGCATGGCGGCTCCAACCTCCTCAGCACCTGCAGGAATTTGCTTCGACACCTTTCAGCCAGATATCCAGAAATTGTGCCAGCTCTCTTTCTCCATCTGCATTCTCCCGGTCCTCCGCCATCTCCTTCCAGACAAGGTAGCCCCAGAGAGCGGCCAGCAGCGAAAGGGCCATCAGATCGGCATCGAGGCGGCGAAAATCGCCGGCCACCTGCTTTTGCTTGATCGGTTCTCTGAGCAGGTCGATAACCGGCCTGGCAATCTTCTGATACATCGCTTCTCTGACTTCGGAGTGGAACTGGGCTTCGTAAAAAAGCAGCTTCAACATTGGAAGGTATTGTTGAATTGAGCTTAACTGATCCTTGATGAGGCGGATTAACAGCTGAGGATCGCTCTCGCAGCCCTTCCTCTCAATTATTCCGGCCAGGGAAAGCGCAATTTCCGGCTTTTGGAAATTGTTGACCGCCTGCAAGAGAATACCTTGAAGGATCCCCTTCTTGGTGCCGAAATGACGGAAGACTGTTCCCTCGGCTACGCCTGCCTTTTGG includes the following:
- a CDS encoding TetR/AcrR family transcriptional regulator, giving the protein MSSGLNCTQKKIIEAAIKVFSEKGFEGATTSEIAQKAGVAEGTVFRHFGTKKGILQGILLQAVNNFQKPEIALSLAGIIERKGCESDPQLLIRLIKDQLSSIQQYLPMLKLLFYEAQFHSEVREAMYQKIARPVIDLLREPIKQKQVAGDFRRLDADLMALSLLAALWGYLVWKEMAEDRENADGERELAQFLDIWLKGVEANSCRC
- a CDS encoding acyl-CoA dehydratase activase-related protein, whose amino-acid sequence is MPVRVGIPRYLAYFSYYPLWKTFFEELGLQVVVSSPTTQKTLDDGVAEAVNDACIPIKLYHGHVMEIKDKVDLLFVPRLLSVRRFGTETFCPKFRGLPDLLRASISGLPEVLETRVDLARGRFELFRICRELGERFRADFSTVVRAYWRARGVFRRYQQLLLQGNMPEKAMEYLEKGLKKRPTVAAKRGRSGISLAVLGYPYTVYDRFTNLDLIKRLESLGVSVLTAEMVPPRSLLREAGVMPKHMFWHYSNRALHAAFYYLNRGLVDGIVHVTAFACGPDAMLDRLLEYAARERGRVPFLAVSIDEETGAGGIQTRLEAFVDMLKRRRGLE